Genomic window (Deinococcus arcticus):
CCAGCGGGCGTGTTCAATCCCCAGTGGCGCCAGCAGCCGGGGGTGCAGGAACGCCAGCAGGGACTGCCCGCAAAGCCGCTCCACCAGCGCCGAGAGCATGAAGGTGGCCGCGCTGTTGTACACGAAATGGGTGCCGGGCGGGTGCGCCACCGGCTGCGCCAGAAAGGCCCGCACCCAGTCGCCATCAGGGGCGGCCATCAGGGCGCCAGTCACGTCCTCGGCGTGGCCGGTGCGCATGGTCAGCAGGTCTTCTATCCGCATGGCCGCCAGGTGGGGCGGCACGGGGACGGGCAGGTCGTCTGGAAAGTGGTCCACCAGTCGGTCGGCCACCCGGACCCGCCCGTCGGCCACCAGAGCGCCCACCGCCAGCGCTGTCACGCTCTTGCTCAGCGAGTACAGATGATGCACCTGCTGCGGCGCATACGGGGCCCAGTGCCCCTCGGCCACCACCGCGCCCGCGCGCAGCAGCACAAAGCCGTGCAGTTCCAGGCCACTGGCCTCCAGCGCGTCCAGCCACGCGAGCACGGCGCGCGACGACAGGCCCTGGGCTTCAGGAGAGGTGCGGGGAAGTGGGGTCACCCGCCCACTGTAAAGGGGCCCAGCCGCCCCCGGCGCTGCAGATGGGCCCACTGGGCCACCGACTAGGCCACTCGGCGCACCCCAGGTCTGGGCGCAGAGGGTACCCTGGGCTCAGCGCTCCCGCCCCAAGGTTCCTTTCCGGTGCCTGGCGTGCCGGAGGCCCGGCCCTCCGCCCATTCAAAGGACTCCTTTGCCCTTGCGTTGATCATCCCTGAAACCGTGTTGACGTTGCCCACGCGCCGCTGTGTAGGCGCCGGGCGCCCATTCACCCAGGGAGACACCACATGCTCAAGGCCACAGGGGTCGCGCGTGCCTACGCCGACCGCACCGTTTTTGCCCACATTCATCTGGAGGTGGGCGCCGGGGACCGCGTGGCGCTGATCGGCGCCAACGGCAGCGGCAAGAGTTCCCTGCTGCGGGTGCTGGCGGGCCTGGACACCCCGGACGCCGGCACCGTGACCCGCAGCGGCCGGGTGGCGCTCCTGGCCCAGCAGGCCGAGCTGCGCGGCACGGTGCTGGACGCCGTGATGCCCGCCGAGCTGCGCCGGGCGCGCCGGACCTTCGAGACGGCTTCGGCGGCGCTGGGCAGCGGCACCGGGGCGGCGCTGCAGGCGTTCGCCGACGCCGAGGAGCACTGGCGCGTGGCAGGCGGCTACGACGCCGAAGCCCGGGCCGAGGCGGTGCTGGCGGGCCTGAACCTGCCGGGCCACGCACCGGCCGGCAGCCTGTCCGGGGGCCAGACACGGCGCGTGTGGCTGGCGCGGCTGCTGCTCTCGCCCGCCGACGTGTACCTGCTGGACGAACCCACCAATCACCTGGACAGCGCCGGGGCCGCGTGGCTGGAAGCCTGGATTCAGGCCTCGCCCGCTGCCTTTGTGCTGGCCAGCCACGACCGGGCCTTTCTGGACGCGGTGGCCACGCGCGCGGCCGAACTGGAACGCGGCGAGCTGCGCGAGTACCCGGGCGGCTACACCGAGGCCATGGCCCTGAAAGCGGCCCTGCGCGGGGCCCAGGCCCGCGATTACGCGGCCTACCAGCGCAAACGCGCCGCCCTGGACGAGGAGCGGCGCCGGCAGGCCAGCAAGGGGGCCGTACCGGAAAACCGCCGCCGCGCCCGCGACAACGACAAGTTTCTGTCCAGCCACAAGGCCGGGCGCGCCCAGCAGATTCACTCGGCCCGCGCGCGCGCCCTGCACAAGCAACTGGAGCGCCTGGACGAACAGGCGGTGGCCCGCCCCTACACCGACCACCGGACGGTGCGCCTGGACCTGCCCCCCGCGCCCCCTGGGCCGGCCGAGGTGCTGACCGTGCAGGGCCTGAGCGCCGCGCGCGGCGGGCGCACCGTACTGAGTGACGTGACGCTGCAGGTGCGCCGGGGCGAGCGCGTCGCCCTGACCGGCCCCAACGGCGGCGGCAAAAGCACGCTGCTGCGCGCCCTGCTGGGCGAGTTGCCTGCCCACGGCACGGTGCGCTGGGGCGCTGGACTGGTACGCGCGGTGATCGGGCAGGGCGGCGAGGAACTGCGCGGCCTGAGCACAGTGGGCGACGCCCTGCTGGACGCCAACCCGCACCTGAGCCCCCACCAGTTGCACGAGGTGGCGGCGGGACTGCAGGTGCCCGGCGGCCCGGCCTTTGCCCTGAGCGCCCTGTCCGGCGGCGGGCGCACCCGTCTGAGCCTGGCCCGCCTGAGCGTGACCCGCGCCCAGGTGCTGGTGCTGGACGAACCCACGAACCACCTGGACGTGCGGGCCATTGAAACCCTGGAAAGGCTGCTGGTGACCTTTCCGGGGACCGTGCTGCTGGCCAGCCACGACCGCGCGCTGCTCTCGCGGGTGGCCACCCGCCGCTGGCAGGTGGAGGGCGGGCAGGTGCGCGAAATGAATGGGGTTTCCCCCCAGCCCACGGCGTAGCGCACGCTGCTTGAGGGCGACCGGCCCACCCCCCTCCTGGAACAACGCAGAAGGGAGAGCACGCTGGCTCTCCCCTCTCCGCTCTGCCCGGACTCAGTTCAGGCGGGTGATGCGCTCGGTCGTGTCGGGGGTCACGGTGCCGGCAGTCAGGAACGCCTGGAAGGCGTTGATGTCCAGTTCGCCGCCCAGACGGTTGGTGCCCTGGGCAAACACCGTGAAGCCGTCGCCGCCGTCGGCCAGGAAGTTGTTCACGGTCACGCGGTAACTGGCGGCTGGATCAATGGCCTGCCCGTTCAGGCGCAGGCTGCTGACCTTCTCGCCCTTGGGCTTGCTGTTGTCCCAGGTGTAACTCAGGCCCCTGCTGACCTGCAGAATGCGGTTACTGCCCGCCGAGGGGTTGTCGAACTGCTGCTCCAGCACGGCCTTGATCTGCGCGCCCGTCAGGGTGATCACGGTCAGGATGTTGCCGAAGGGCTGCACCGCAAAGGCGTCGCCGTAGGTCACCTGCTTGCTGGCGTTGGGCACGTTCACGGGCAGGTCGGCGCGGATGCCGCCGGGGTTCATAAAGGCGATGACGGCGCCGCCCTTGTCGGGGCTGCTGGTGGCGGCCAGCTGGCTGTCAGCAATCACGCGGCCCAGCGGGCTCTCGCCGTTCGGGGTAGCCGTGCGGCTGATCTGCTCCACGCCCAGGGTGGCGATCACGGTCTTGGCAATCGGGTCGGTCAGGCCCTTGGCCTTGTTCACCAGCGCGGTCATGGCCGGGTCCTTGGCAGTATTCGCGGCGTCCACCACCACGTTGCTGGCCTTGACGGCGAGCACGCGGTTGGTGCGCAGGTCCACCGTCAGGTCCAGGCGCTGCAGCAGGTGGCCCAGGGCGTCGCCCTGAATCACCACGCGGGGGGTGCCGTTAGGGTCGGGCACGCGGCAGTTGTAGCCCCGGTGGGTGTGCCCGGTCATGATGGCGCTGACCGCCGGGTCCAGCCCCTTGGCAATGTCCACGATGGGCCCGGACAGGGTGGTGCAGTCCACAATGTCAAAGGTGTCGCGGGCGGTG
Coding sequences:
- a CDS encoding ABC-F family ATP-binding cassette domain-containing protein, with amino-acid sequence MLKATGVARAYADRTVFAHIHLEVGAGDRVALIGANGSGKSSLLRVLAGLDTPDAGTVTRSGRVALLAQQAELRGTVLDAVMPAELRRARRTFETASAALGSGTGAALQAFADAEEHWRVAGGYDAEARAEAVLAGLNLPGHAPAGSLSGGQTRRVWLARLLLSPADVYLLDEPTNHLDSAGAAWLEAWIQASPAAFVLASHDRAFLDAVATRAAELERGELREYPGGYTEAMALKAALRGAQARDYAAYQRKRAALDEERRRQASKGAVPENRRRARDNDKFLSSHKAGRAQQIHSARARALHKQLERLDEQAVARPYTDHRTVRLDLPPAPPGPAEVLTVQGLSAARGGRTVLSDVTLQVRRGERVALTGPNGGGKSTLLRALLGELPAHGTVRWGAGLVRAVIGQGGEELRGLSTVGDALLDANPHLSPHQLHEVAAGLQVPGGPAFALSALSGGGRTRLSLARLSVTRAQVLVLDEPTNHLDVRAIETLERLLVTFPGTVLLASHDRALLSRVATRRWQVEGGQVREMNGVSPQPTA
- a CDS encoding bifunctional metallophosphatase/5'-nucleotidase; this encodes MKHNLLLIGAALSLSSCAAVFGPSQVDVTVIGVNDFHGNLLPTSFRVPDPADRSKTLTVQAGGVEAMGTILANARRTNPNTVFVGVGDMTGASPLISGLLRDEPTIDALTGLGMKVNVVGNHEFDYGFAELQRYQKGGCNSNDAAKACKFNNTFAGAGFTYIAANVLDEKTGQPVLPAYKIVQVGPAKIAFVGAVLKDTPTVVTPSGVAGLRFADEVASINAAIPAIKRMGADAIVALVHQGGTARDTFDIVDCTTLSGPIVDIAKGLDPAVSAIMTGHTHRGYNCRVPDPNGTPRVVIQGDALGHLLQRLDLTVDLRTNRVLAVKASNVVVDAANTAKDPAMTALVNKAKGLTDPIAKTVIATLGVEQISRTATPNGESPLGRVIADSQLAATSSPDKGGAVIAFMNPGGIRADLPVNVPNASKQVTYGDAFAVQPFGNILTVITLTGAQIKAVLEQQFDNPSAGSNRILQVSRGLSYTWDNSKPKGEKVSSLRLNGQAIDPAASYRVTVNNFLADGGDGFTVFAQGTNRLGGELDINAFQAFLTAGTVTPDTTERITRLN